A part of Sulfurimonas sp. HSL-1716 genomic DNA contains:
- a CDS encoding PAS domain S-box protein — MKKYWIILVVNIFLSFFLLFFVTNLVDSDIKENILQNVSSQHDFIKFEINSFKKNERSLLKMLSENPTVSDCLEHKKCSLGDSKLFYDLAQSKQDIIQLRLIDKNGIERIRVDRDDKGDLRQLAQKELQNRSDRDYFKDFMALNPKETAFSKLDLNTKINDKKDPFNPILRSGTAVFINGKKEGIVVIDYSMHEWLNMLERNSNINLYLIDKEGYFLLHNDPAWAWSRYQNPPRKSKGFFGFSLNFDQLSKLNRLVWISDKMIASPLRLFSNDLIAVYEPKVDQNRLVFSKIIEFVTVMLIVLLLLFAPIIKILHLLYKKMLFEKNLSEKNATYLNAMFDSSFDAVIVIDKKGIIQKINAVVCEIFGYGPDELIGKNVNIMVPEPHRSLHDDYVKNYHSNAKKIIDHDRNLNAIKKDGTLFPVSLVVTQMVLDHEIYFIGTLRDLTNIKKLKDMQKEKESMLLHQSKLASMGEMLGAIAHQWRQPLNSIGLIVQDLLSAYKHNDLDEAYFQKSKKDVFEQLNFMSNTIDQFRKFFTDDMKFETVNIIHLIDDIYNLYWAQLKEHHIKLEVYCKDRRDGQILCDISDKNNIDIDMYNIDSISSDIKQLILNLITNAKDAIDVIKNADDDQRKITINLLPEKDRFLIIVKDLAGGIPKEIRDRIFEPYFTTKDMGTGLGLFIAQTLATNRLKGKLELNTQEYEVKNKKYEGTTFTLTLFKTPDA; from the coding sequence ATGAAAAAATACTGGATCATACTCGTTGTAAATATCTTCCTTTCGTTTTTTCTCCTTTTCTTTGTCACGAACCTCGTAGATAGCGATATCAAAGAGAACATACTTCAAAACGTTTCATCGCAGCATGATTTTATAAAGTTCGAGATAAACAGTTTTAAGAAAAACGAACGCTCTCTTTTAAAAATGCTCTCAGAAAACCCCACCGTATCGGATTGCTTGGAGCATAAAAAATGTTCGCTCGGTGACAGCAAACTCTTTTACGATCTTGCTCAAAGCAAACAAGATATCATACAGTTGCGACTGATAGATAAAAACGGTATCGAACGTATCAGAGTAGACAGGGATGACAAAGGGGATCTGAGGCAACTCGCGCAAAAAGAACTTCAAAATAGAAGCGACAGAGACTATTTTAAGGATTTTATGGCTTTGAATCCTAAAGAAACGGCATTTTCAAAGCTTGATCTCAATACAAAAATAAATGACAAAAAAGATCCGTTTAATCCTATACTGCGCTCCGGCACCGCTGTTTTTATAAACGGCAAAAAAGAGGGTATCGTCGTTATAGACTACTCTATGCATGAATGGCTGAACATGCTTGAAAGAAACTCCAATATCAATTTGTACCTCATAGATAAAGAGGGCTATTTTCTGCTTCACAACGACCCGGCTTGGGCATGGTCAAGATATCAGAATCCTCCGAGAAAGAGCAAAGGTTTTTTTGGTTTTTCCCTGAATTTCGATCAACTCTCTAAACTGAATCGTCTGGTGTGGATATCGGACAAAATGATAGCATCGCCTCTTCGCCTCTTTAGCAACGACCTCATCGCCGTATACGAACCAAAAGTTGATCAAAACAGGCTTGTTTTTTCAAAAATTATCGAGTTTGTCACGGTTATGCTCATTGTTCTGCTTCTGCTTTTTGCGCCCATAATAAAGATCTTGCATCTTCTGTATAAAAAGATGCTCTTTGAAAAGAATCTCTCCGAAAAAAACGCAACCTATCTAAACGCTATGTTTGACAGCAGTTTCGATGCCGTGATAGTCATCGACAAAAAAGGGATTATCCAAAAAATAAATGCTGTAGTATGCGAAATATTCGGATACGGACCTGACGAACTGATCGGAAAGAACGTCAATATTATGGTCCCCGAACCGCACCGCTCTTTACACGATGATTACGTCAAAAACTATCACAGCAATGCCAAAAAAATAATAGACCATGACAGAAATTTAAATGCCATAAAAAAAGACGGAACCCTGTTTCCGGTATCTTTGGTCGTCACGCAGATGGTACTCGATCATGAGATATATTTTATAGGCACGCTGCGCGATCTGACAAATATCAAAAAACTCAAAGATATGCAAAAAGAGAAAGAGAGTATGCTGCTTCATCAGTCGAAACTGGCATCGATGGGCGAAATGCTCGGTGCGATCGCTCACCAATGGAGACAGCCGCTGAACTCGATAGGGCTTATTGTCCAGGATCTCTTATCGGCCTATAAACACAACGATCTGGATGAAGCTTACTTTCAAAAATCGAAAAAAGACGTTTTTGAACAGTTGAACTTCATGTCAAATACAATAGACCAGTTCAGAAAGTTTTTTACCGACGATATGAAGTTCGAGACCGTCAACATCATACATCTGATCGATGATATTTACAATCTCTACTGGGCTCAGCTAAAAGAGCATCATATAAAACTTGAAGTCTATTGCAAAGACAGAAGAGACGGCCAGATACTCTGCGACATCTCCGATAAAAACAACATCGATATCGATATGTACAATATAGACAGCATATCATCGGATATAAAACAGCTGATACTAAACCTTATAACCAATGCAAAAGACGCCATAGACGTGATAAAAAATGCCGACGATGATCAAAGAAAGATAACTATCAACCTTCTTCCAGAAAAAGACAGGTTTCTCATAATTGTAAAAGATCTGGCCGGAGGAATACCAAAAGAGATTCGAGACAGGATCTTTGAACCATACTTTACGACCAAGGATATGGGAACGGGACTGGGTCTTTTTATTGCGCAGACTTTAGCGACAAACAGGCTAAAAGGGAAGCTGGAACTCAACACGCAAGAGTATGAGGTCAAGAACAAAAAATATGAAGGCACGACGTTTACGCTGACGCTCTTTAAGACGCCTGACGCATAA
- the corA gene encoding magnesium/cobalt transporter CorA — protein sequence MTEKVGLSPGTAIYTGDVEIKKPEITIIKYDLNEVLTQECDSLECIETLLKRSEKSMPTWVHIEPISDQESIAKLCGSFNIHSLVAEDILSVAHRPKIEEFENYIFVILKYIEYVGEELKFSQISFVLKEDFLITFADDSPQRFEIIKKRIAKKDSRMRREGNEYLFFALIDYLVDQYFIVLEKIGEKIEDIEDEILNNPTRQSIQNVHDLKRTLVELKKSVWPLRELLNALLISDGVKQQYHIYFKDTYDHVINIIDIIEGYRDSVSSFLDIYLSTLSNRMNEIMKTLSIIATIFIPLSFLTGYFGMNFKYETIFESQDAYYFSNILMIIIPVFLLIYFKFRKWF from the coding sequence ATGACGGAAAAAGTAGGGCTCTCTCCCGGTACTGCTATCTATACGGGTGACGTAGAGATCAAGAAACCGGAGATCACGATTATAAAATATGATCTAAACGAAGTGCTTACGCAGGAGTGCGATAGTTTGGAGTGCATAGAAACGCTTTTAAAGCGCTCCGAAAAGAGTATGCCGACCTGGGTTCATATCGAGCCTATAAGCGATCAAGAGAGTATTGCGAAGCTGTGCGGGAGTTTTAATATCCATTCACTAGTCGCAGAAGATATCCTTTCTGTAGCTCACAGGCCGAAGATAGAAGAGTTTGAAAACTACATATTCGTGATACTCAAATATATCGAGTATGTCGGAGAGGAACTGAAATTTTCTCAGATCTCGTTTGTCTTAAAAGAGGACTTTTTGATAACTTTTGCCGACGATTCGCCTCAAAGATTTGAGATAATCAAAAAAAGGATCGCAAAAAAAGATTCTCGAATGAGGAGAGAGGGGAATGAATATCTCTTCTTTGCACTTATCGATTATCTTGTAGATCAATATTTTATCGTACTGGAAAAGATAGGCGAGAAGATAGAAGATATCGAAGACGAAATACTGAACAACCCTACAAGACAGAGCATACAAAATGTTCATGACCTAAAGCGGACGCTGGTAGAACTTAAAAAATCCGTATGGCCGCTGCGTGAACTGCTGAACGCTCTTTTAATCTCCGACGGCGTGAAACAGCAGTATCATATCTATTTTAAAGACACGTACGATCATGTTATAAACATCATCGATATCATCGAAGGATACAGAGACAGCGTGTCGAGTTTTTTGGATATCTACCTTTCGACACTCAGCAATCGCATGAACGAGATCATGAAAACGCTTTCCATCATCGCTACGATATTTATTCCTCTTTCGTTTTTAACGGGATATTTCGGGATGAACTTTAAGTACGAGACGATCTTCGAATCACAGGATGCATACTACTTTTCAAATATACTGATGATCATAATTCCCGTGTTTTTATTGATTTATTTCAAATTTCGAAAATGGTTTTAG
- the prfA gene encoding peptide chain release factor 1, producing the protein MLSDKLNPFINRYNELSRLLSSPDITSDIKRMTELSKEQSSLSDIVEKANEYKAVLSQIEDAKSMLYDPEMSDMAKEELKELEPRVDELEEEIKLLLLPKDPNDDRNTIIELRAGAGGDEAAIFVGDLFDAYLRYAENRNWKVELMSTSPSESGGYKEVIALVKGEQVYSRLKFEGGTHRVQRVPATESQGRVHTSAITVAVMAEVDDVEIQINENDLKIDVMRSSGCGGQSVNTTDSAVRITHIPTGIVVTNQDQKSQHKNKEKAMKVLKARLYDMQMQELQAKDSEARAMQVGTGDRSGRIRTYNYPQNRISDHRIGLTLYRLNEIMDGGLLDEVIEPLIADHQAKIVESAGL; encoded by the coding sequence ATGCTGTCAGATAAACTAAATCCGTTTATCAATCGCTATAATGAGCTAAGCAGACTGCTTAGTTCGCCCGATATAACCTCTGACATCAAAAGGATGACAGAACTCTCCAAAGAACAATCTTCACTTTCAGACATCGTTGAAAAAGCAAACGAGTATAAAGCCGTACTTTCACAGATCGAAGACGCGAAATCCATGCTTTACGATCCTGAGATGTCGGATATGGCAAAAGAGGAGCTCAAAGAACTCGAGCCTCGTGTCGATGAACTCGAAGAGGAGATAAAACTTCTTCTTCTGCCAAAAGATCCTAACGACGATAGAAACACCATTATAGAACTTCGTGCAGGAGCGGGCGGTGATGAAGCCGCCATCTTTGTCGGAGATCTTTTTGATGCATATCTTCGTTATGCCGAAAACCGCAATTGGAAAGTCGAACTGATGAGCACGTCTCCGTCCGAATCGGGCGGATATAAAGAGGTTATCGCCCTTGTCAAGGGTGAACAGGTCTATAGCAGATTGAAATTTGAAGGCGGGACACACCGTGTTCAGCGCGTTCCCGCGACAGAATCTCAAGGGCGTGTCCACACGTCGGCGATCACCGTTGCCGTTATGGCCGAGGTTGATGATGTTGAGATCCAGATAAACGAGAACGATCTTAAGATCGACGTCATGCGCTCCAGCGGATGCGGCGGGCAGAGTGTCAACACCACCGATTCCGCCGTACGTATCACGCATATACCTACGGGTATAGTCGTGACGAATCAGGATCAGAAATCTCAGCACAAGAATAAAGAAAAAGCGATGAAGGTTCTTAAAGCGCGTCTGTACGATATGCAGATGCAAGAACTCCAGGCCAAAGACAGCGAGGCCCGTGCAATGCAGGTAGGTACGGGGGACAGGAGCGGACGTATCCGTACATACAATTATCCTCAAAACCGTATATCCGACCACCGTATAGGTCTGACTCTTTACAGGCTTAACGAGATCATGGACGGCGGGCTGCTCGATGAGGTCATAGAACCGCTGATAGCCGACCATCAGGCTAAGATTGTAGAATCCGCAGGTCTGTAA
- the rpsT gene encoding 30S ribosomal protein S20, whose translation MANHKSSLKRIRQTIVRTERNRFYRTRLKNIVKDVRSAIEAGNKTEAEAAFKVANKQLHTFVSKGILKKETAARKVSRLHRAVNAI comes from the coding sequence ATGGCAAATCATAAGTCATCTTTGAAACGTATCCGCCAAACTATCGTTCGTACAGAGCGTAACCGTTTCTACCGTACACGTTTAAAAAACATCGTTAAAGATGTCCGTTCTGCTATTGAAGCGGGAAATAAAACAGAAGCAGAAGCTGCTTTTAAAGTTGCAAATAAACAACTTCACACATTCGTAAGCAAAGGTATCTTGAAAAAAGAGACTGCTGCAAGAAAAGTAAGTCGTCTACATAGAGCTGTAAACGCTATATAA
- the glmM gene encoding phosphoglucosamine mutase, whose protein sequence is MRLFGTDGVRGQAGSVLTASLAMRLAQAAGVYFKKQARTRRILVGKDTRRSGYMIENAIVSGLTSVGYDVIQIGPMPTPAIAFLTENMRCDAGIMISASHNPYDDNGIKFFDKHGDKLSKEVEQEIEAIYFDDSKVEEACVIGKNIGQAKRIDDVIGRYIIQLKNSFPTELTLQDMRIVLDTANGAGYKVGPTVLEELGAEVIVLHDKPDGFNINEGCGALHTKELCAAVKKYRADLGIALDGDADRVVIVDENGEVVDGDQLLGALGLYLHHNNRLKGDGIVATVMSNQALEDALAQDGLKLYRSDVGDKNVLDIMNKHGMNFGGEQSGHIIIHDYAKTGDGLVSALQVLALIISRKASASAVLRPFTLYPQELVNINIKHKKPLEEIEGLEKILETLEEEHIRHLIRYSGTENKLRILLEAKDEKKINSAMKMIVDFLSTKLNA, encoded by the coding sequence ATGAGACTTTTTGGAACTGACGGAGTACGCGGACAAGCCGGAAGTGTTTTGACGGCTTCTTTAGCTATGCGGCTGGCTCAAGCCGCGGGTGTTTATTTTAAAAAACAGGCCAGAACAAGACGCATTCTTGTTGGAAAAGATACCAGAAGAAGCGGCTATATGATAGAAAACGCTATAGTCAGCGGATTGACGTCGGTGGGATACGACGTGATCCAGATAGGTCCTATGCCTACGCCTGCCATCGCATTTTTAACGGAAAATATGCGATGCGACGCCGGCATCATGATCAGCGCCTCGCATAATCCTTATGACGATAACGGTATCAAATTCTTCGATAAACATGGCGATAAACTCTCAAAAGAGGTCGAGCAGGAGATAGAAGCCATATATTTTGATGATTCCAAAGTAGAAGAAGCCTGCGTTATCGGCAAAAACATCGGCCAGGCAAAACGTATAGACGACGTAATCGGGCGTTATATCATTCAGCTTAAAAACTCTTTTCCTACCGAACTCACCCTGCAGGATATGAGGATTGTTCTCGATACCGCCAACGGGGCAGGATACAAGGTCGGTCCGACGGTCTTAGAAGAGCTTGGCGCGGAGGTCATCGTTTTGCATGACAAGCCCGACGGTTTTAACATCAACGAAGGGTGCGGAGCACTGCATACCAAAGAGCTGTGCGCAGCCGTAAAAAAATACAGAGCCGATCTGGGAATAGCCCTTGACGGAGATGCGGACAGAGTCGTCATAGTGGACGAGAACGGAGAGGTGGTCGACGGGGACCAGCTTCTCGGCGCACTCGGGCTTTATCTTCATCACAATAACAGACTCAAAGGCGACGGCATCGTCGCTACGGTGATGAGCAATCAGGCTCTTGAAGACGCTCTGGCTCAAGACGGACTAAAGCTTTACCGCAGCGACGTGGGAGACAAAAACGTCTTGGACATAATGAACAAACATGGGATGAACTTCGGCGGTGAACAAAGCGGACATATCATCATCCATGATTACGCGAAAACAGGCGACGGGCTTGTAAGCGCTCTGCAGGTCTTGGCGCTGATCATCTCAAGAAAAGCTTCCGCTTCCGCAGTTTTACGCCCTTTTACTCTTTATCCTCAAGAACTTGTGAATATAAACATCAAACATAAAAAGCCGCTTGAGGAGATAGAGGGGCTTGAAAAAATACTAGAGACTCTTGAAGAGGAGCATATACGCCATCTCATCAGATATTCGGGAACGGAGAACAAACTGCGCATCTTGCTTGAAGCAAAAGATGAAAAGAAGATAAACAGCGCTATGAAAATGATAGTAGACTTTTTAAGCACGAAGCTCAATGCTTAA
- the lspA gene encoding signal peptidase II codes for MLKPTYKLLLPLILSIIGIFMIDQGIKEFFILKAMDMYGVPQDYLYTRALDIYQTSCINLRLVFNYGVAFSMFAFLEDSLKWIQLLLISGAFVYVVNLKKSCYTLPAGILIGAGFSNIYDRFVHGGVVDYVYWHCGFDFAIFNFADVMIDLAVLWLLLLNFKPRLCK; via the coding sequence ATGCTTAAGCCGACCTATAAACTGCTGCTGCCGCTGATTCTTTCGATCATAGGTATCTTTATGATCGATCAAGGCATAAAAGAGTTTTTTATCCTAAAAGCGATGGATATGTACGGTGTTCCGCAGGATTATCTTTATACCCGCGCTCTTGATATCTACCAGACAAGCTGTATAAATCTGCGTCTTGTTTTTAACTACGGCGTGGCTTTTTCGATGTTCGCTTTTTTAGAAGATTCTCTCAAATGGATACAGCTTCTGCTTATCTCGGGAGCATTTGTCTATGTCGTCAACCTAAAAAAAAGCTGTTACACACTTCCTGCAGGTATACTCATAGGAGCCGGCTTTTCAAACATATACGACAGGTTTGTTCACGGCGGAGTCGTCGATTATGTCTACTGGCACTGCGGTTTTGATTTTGCGATATTCAATTTTGCGGATGTTATGATAGATCTGGCCGTACTATGGCTGCTGCTGTTAAATTTTAAACCTCGGCTTTGCAAATAA
- the tig gene encoding trigger factor: MDIKANKIDTANANIKATISNDVIQANVDKIAKQLSKTANIAGFRKGKVPLSAVKKQYGAKLLEDAETQSLRDVLDAGLKQIEVAAESLIGDPQVVKFDKSDEKIEVEVKIAMRPEIDLGEYASLIDTFEKPEVTDEEVMSRIKELAESQAPLKNSKSARKLKKGDTVSIDFEGFLDGVAFEGGKAEAFSLQLGSGQFIPGFEDQVIGMKKGEEKTITVTFPADYGSEKLAGKETEFKVKVNAIQEKEEVALDDELAKKMLPGEDDASFEKLKEQVKTQLENEKLSQLYNSELKPKLLETFVAKIEFALPEFVVDQEIDMAINKKAQTMSEDELKELRENADKVTELRETFREDAANSVKATFIIDALAKAENISVTEQELMQTIYFEAMQMGQDPQQTYTHYQNSGYLPAIQMAMVEDKVLNKLLNAKIKDA, translated from the coding sequence ATGGATATCAAAGCAAACAAAATCGATACGGCGAATGCCAATATTAAAGCTACGATCTCAAACGATGTGATCCAGGCAAATGTCGATAAAATCGCTAAACAGCTTAGCAAAACAGCCAATATTGCCGGCTTTAGAAAAGGCAAAGTACCTTTGAGCGCGGTAAAAAAACAGTACGGAGCAAAATTATTAGAAGATGCCGAAACACAATCTCTACGCGATGTACTTGATGCTGGTTTAAAACAGATAGAGGTCGCTGCCGAAAGTCTTATAGGCGATCCGCAGGTAGTCAAGTTTGATAAAAGCGATGAGAAAATAGAAGTAGAAGTCAAAATTGCAATGCGTCCCGAGATCGATCTTGGAGAGTACGCTTCTTTGATAGATACTTTTGAAAAACCGGAAGTGACGGACGAAGAGGTCATGTCCCGTATAAAAGAGCTTGCCGAATCTCAGGCTCCGCTCAAAAACAGCAAAAGTGCGCGCAAGCTTAAAAAAGGCGATACCGTGAGCATCGACTTTGAAGGTTTTCTCGACGGTGTAGCATTTGAAGGCGGAAAAGCCGAAGCATTCTCGCTGCAGCTCGGTTCAGGTCAATTCATCCCGGGATTTGAAGACCAGGTTATCGGTATGAAAAAAGGCGAAGAGAAAACTATTACAGTTACTTTCCCTGCGGATTACGGCAGTGAGAAACTAGCGGGCAAAGAGACCGAATTCAAAGTAAAAGTAAATGCCATCCAAGAAAAAGAGGAAGTGGCACTCGATGACGAACTGGCTAAAAAAATGCTTCCGGGCGAAGATGATGCCAGCTTTGAAAAGCTGAAAGAACAGGTAAAAACCCAACTGGAAAACGAAAAGCTTTCACAACTTTACAACTCTGAACTAAAACCTAAATTGCTGGAAACTTTCGTAGCCAAAATCGAATTTGCTCTGCCGGAATTTGTGGTCGATCAAGAGATAGATATGGCTATCAACAAAAAAGCTCAGACAATGAGCGAAGATGAATTAAAAGAGCTAAGAGAAAATGCCGATAAAGTAACTGAACTTCGCGAAACGTTCCGCGAAGATGCAGCAAACAGCGTAAAAGCGACATTCATCATCGATGCTTTGGCAAAAGCCGAAAATATCTCTGTAACGGAGCAGGAATTGATGCAGACTATCTATTTTGAAGCTATGCAGATGGGACAAGATCCTCAACAAACATACACTCACTATCAAAATTCAGGATATCTGCCGGCTATTCAAATGGCTATGGTCGAAGATAAAGTCCTTAACAAACTTTTAAATGCAAAGATAAAAGACGCATAA
- the clpP gene encoding ATP-dependent Clp endopeptidase proteolytic subunit ClpP has protein sequence MSYIPYVVEKSGRGERSYDIYSRLLKDRIVMLSGEVNDAVASTIVAQFLFLEAEDPEKDIYFYINSPGGVVTSGMAIFDTMNYIRPDVATICIGQAASMGSFLLSSGTKGKRYALPHARIMIHQPLGGAQGQASDIAIQAEEILRMKSELNSILAKNTGQNIKKLEKDTDRDHFMSATEAKNYGIIDEVLIKKEKEE, from the coding sequence ATGAGTTATATCCCGTATGTAGTAGAAAAATCCGGTCGTGGTGAGCGTTCGTATGATATCTACTCCCGTCTTTTAAAAGATCGTATCGTCATGTTGAGCGGTGAAGTCAACGATGCCGTCGCTTCGACCATCGTTGCACAGTTTCTGTTTTTGGAAGCGGAAGATCCGGAGAAAGATATCTATTTTTACATCAACTCTCCTGGAGGCGTCGTAACATCGGGTATGGCAATATTTGACACAATGAACTATATTCGTCCCGACGTCGCTACGATCTGTATAGGTCAAGCGGCATCCATGGGTTCGTTTCTGCTAAGTTCGGGTACAAAAGGCAAGCGTTACGCTCTTCCTCATGCCAGAATCATGATACACCAGCCTCTAGGCGGTGCGCAGGGGCAAGCTTCTGATATAGCGATTCAAGCAGAGGAGATACTCAGAATGAAATCCGAGTTAAACTCCATCCTTGCAAAAAATACCGGACAAAATATTAAAAAACTCGAAAAAGACACCGACAGAGACCACTTTATGAGTGCTACAGAAGCTAAAAACTATGGTATAATCGATGAAGTTTTAATCAAAAAAGAAAAAGAAGAGTAG
- a CDS encoding GGDEF domain-containing protein, translated as MAKSLRKRRDITNVSLEDDESLNDTISSSFNDPSNDVELYSKEVLDSLLKDNLPPTPNNFSLYFDRLLEDKSDTLRKQIKAILQLEETNNDEATIELERTLKHGFVSVKSILSVSAGLYKNMTLMTKILAKRKDEISQNKDSKNVLSVISSLETDLGKLDEILKKQISNLKSLYDHTATIVKNVENETIFDNKYGIYNKRYLLNKVEQEIQLIKEFKHKSTIIMIELSNELVKEIINEKALMLMTRTIARLLMKTSRRSDTVAHYGNGVFSMLLKHTDIDSAIKAAQRLSELVQNSNFFLADKEIELKVSIGITPILHTSTTDEIIVNALKAMETAYKDPTITYIVLNDQ; from the coding sequence ATGGCTAAATCATTAAGAAAAAGACGAGATATTACAAATGTATCTCTTGAAGATGATGAAAGTTTAAACGACACGATCTCGTCAAGCTTTAATGATCCGAGCAATGACGTCGAACTCTACTCGAAAGAGGTTTTGGATTCTCTTTTAAAAGACAATCTTCCACCGACTCCCAACAACTTTTCGCTCTATTTCGACAGGCTGCTCGAAGATAAAAGCGATACTCTCCGCAAGCAGATAAAAGCCATCTTGCAGCTGGAAGAGACAAACAACGATGAAGCAACGATCGAACTGGAAAGAACGCTCAAACATGGATTTGTCTCGGTTAAAAGCATCCTTTCCGTTTCGGCAGGCTTATATAAGAACATGACTCTTATGACCAAGATCCTGGCAAAAAGAAAAGATGAAATATCGCAGAACAAAGATTCTAAAAATGTTCTAAGCGTCATCTCCTCTCTCGAAACCGATCTCGGCAAACTCGATGAGATATTGAAAAAACAGATTTCAAACCTAAAATCTTTGTACGACCATACTGCAACGATAGTCAAGAATGTCGAGAACGAAACCATTTTTGATAATAAATACGGAATATACAATAAACGATACCTATTAAACAAAGTGGAACAGGAGATCCAGCTCATCAAAGAGTTCAAACACAAAAGTACTATTATCATGATAGAACTTTCCAACGAACTCGTAAAAGAGATCATAAACGAAAAAGCCCTTATGCTTATGACCAGAACCATTGCACGACTTCTGATGAAAACATCCAGAAGAAGCGATACCGTCGCTCATTACGGAAACGGCGTATTTTCTATGCTCTTAAAGCACACCGATATCGACAGTGCAATAAAAGCAGCACAGAGACTCAGTGAACTTGTTCAAAACAGCAATTTCTTCTTGGCGGACAAAGAGATAGAACTAAAGGTCTCCATCGGGATCACTCCGATACTCCATACCTCAACAACAGACGAGATCATCGTCAATGCTCTAAAAGCTATGGAAACGGCATATAAGGATCCGACAATTACCTACATTGTACTTAACGACCAATAA